In Humulus lupulus chromosome 7, drHumLupu1.1, whole genome shotgun sequence, the following are encoded in one genomic region:
- the LOC133791689 gene encoding uncharacterized protein LOC133791689: MKPATPYWNTFRSSIKKTFGPRGRMSRWHIDLHELFVVQNARAHAIEAAQQQAAVNPMVVENQPVEEVANDELGDGEISYKEPMDQYEEDIEEDPEEDPEEDPEEDPEEDLEEDPEEDPEEDPEEGSDMAADSDTE, from the coding sequence ATGAAGCCAGCCACCCCATACTGGAATACCTTTAGGTCATCCATAAAGAAGACCTTTGGACCTCGAGGTAGGATGTCAAGGTGGCATATAGACCTCCACGAGCTCTTTGTTGTGCAGAACGCCCGTGCACATGCGATAGAGGCAGCACAACAACAAGCGGCAGTAAACCCAATGGTAGTTGAGAACCAGCCAGTGGAGGAAGTGGCTAATGACGAACTCGGCGATGGGGAAATTTCTTATAAGGAGCCTATGGACCAATATGAGGAAGATATCGAGGAGGATCCTGAGGAAGATCCCGAAGAGGACCCTGAGGAAGATCCCGAAGAAGATTTAGAGGAGGATCctgaggaagatcccgaggaaGATCCTGAGGAAGGTTCTGATATGGCCGCGGACAGCGACACCGAatag